A window of Streptomyces sp. DG1A-41 contains these coding sequences:
- a CDS encoding TetR/AcrR family transcriptional regulator, with protein MADGGEPGTVRPGGRTARVREAVLRAAEDALTERGFTGLDLADIARRAGVGKTTVYRRWGTVTGLVADLLADMAEQSAPRTETGSLLGDLTANARLVQRTLADPRQGPLFKALIAAATGDTKTAAALHRFYDIRVREWAPCVRQAVDRGEVPEGTDTHEVVRAVSAPLYYHLLVSGSRLDETMADRAAEAAATAARAGVYVRV; from the coding sequence ATGGCTGATGGGGGCGAGCCGGGGACCGTGCGGCCCGGGGGGCGCACGGCACGGGTCCGTGAGGCGGTGCTGCGCGCGGCCGAGGACGCCCTGACCGAGCGGGGCTTCACCGGCCTGGACCTGGCGGACATCGCTCGCCGTGCCGGTGTCGGCAAAACGACCGTCTACCGCCGCTGGGGGACGGTGACCGGGCTGGTGGCGGACCTCCTGGCGGACATGGCCGAGCAGTCGGCGCCGCGCACCGAGACCGGTTCACTGCTCGGCGACCTGACGGCGAACGCCCGGCTGGTGCAGCGGACTTTGGCGGACCCTCGACAGGGGCCGCTGTTCAAGGCGCTGATCGCCGCCGCCACCGGCGACACGAAGACGGCGGCGGCGCTGCACCGCTTCTACGACATCCGCGTCAGGGAGTGGGCCCCCTGCGTCCGGCAGGCCGTCGACCGTGGCGAGGTACCCGAGGGCACCGACACGCACGAAGTGGTCCGTGCCGTCTCCGCCCCGCTCTACTACCACCTGCTGGTCAGCGGCAGCCGCCTCGACGAGACGATGGCCGACCGGGCGGCGGAGGCGGCGGCGACTGCGGCGCGAGCGGGGGTGTACGTACGAGTCTGA
- a CDS encoding aldo/keto reductase, producing MEYRRLGASGLMVPALSFGAGTFGGRGPLFGAWGSTDAREARRLVDICLDAGITMFDTADIYSAGASEETLGEAIKGRRDQVIVSTKTSLPMGDGPGDAGSSRSRLIRACEDALRRLGTDHLDLFQLHAFDAGTPVEEVLETLDSLVRAGKVRYTGVSNFSGWQVMKSLAAAERHGHPRYVAHQVYYSLIGRDYEWELMPLALDQCLGAIVWSPLGWGRLTGKIRRGTPLPSGSRLHRTADYGPPVTDEHLYGVIDALDEIAEETGKAVPQIALNWLLQRPTVSSVLIGARDEQQLRQNLGALGWTLSPEQVAKLDAASHRPAPYPYFPYERQEGFARLNPPVFAAPGRAA from the coding sequence ATGGAATACAGGCGACTGGGCGCGTCGGGACTCATGGTTCCGGCGCTGAGCTTCGGAGCGGGAACCTTCGGCGGCCGGGGCCCGCTGTTCGGCGCGTGGGGCAGCACCGACGCGCGGGAGGCGCGGCGCCTGGTGGACATCTGCCTGGACGCGGGCATCACGATGTTCGACACCGCCGACATCTACTCCGCCGGCGCGTCCGAGGAGACGCTCGGGGAGGCGATCAAGGGCCGCCGGGACCAGGTGATCGTCTCCACCAAGACGAGTCTGCCGATGGGCGACGGACCGGGCGACGCGGGCTCCTCCCGCTCCCGGCTGATCCGTGCCTGCGAGGACGCCCTGCGCAGGCTGGGCACGGACCACCTCGACCTCTTCCAGCTCCACGCCTTCGACGCCGGGACACCGGTGGAGGAGGTGCTGGAGACGCTCGACTCGCTCGTGCGAGCGGGCAAGGTGCGTTACACCGGCGTCTCCAACTTCTCCGGCTGGCAGGTGATGAAGTCCCTCGCGGCAGCGGAGCGGCATGGCCACCCGCGCTATGTGGCCCACCAGGTGTACTACTCCCTCATCGGCCGCGACTACGAGTGGGAGCTGATGCCGCTCGCCCTCGACCAATGCCTCGGCGCCATCGTCTGGAGCCCTCTGGGCTGGGGCCGCCTCACCGGCAAGATCCGTCGCGGCACACCGCTCCCGTCCGGCAGCCGACTGCACCGCACCGCCGACTACGGGCCGCCCGTCACCGACGAGCACCTCTACGGCGTGATCGACGCACTGGACGAGATCGCCGAGGAGACGGGCAAGGCGGTGCCGCAGATCGCCCTCAACTGGCTGCTACAGCGGCCGACGGTGTCCTCCGTGCTCATCGGCGCCCGCGACGAGCAGCAGTTGCGCCAGAACCTCGGCGCACTCGGCTGGACCCTCTCCCCCGAGCAGGTGGCGAAGCTCGACGCAGCGAGCCACCGCCCTGCGCCGTACCCCTACTTCCCCTATGAGCGGCAGGAGGGCTTCGCCCGCCTGAACCCGCCGGTGTTCGCGGCACCGGGCCGGGCGGCATGA